A region of Bacillus cabrialesii DNA encodes the following proteins:
- a CDS encoding phosphate ABC transporter ATP-binding protein, with protein sequence MEANDQTQNIPAISFRSVRKSYKQDGQTYDVLQDVSGDIRRGAIVAVLGPSGSGKSTLLSMCNLMRTPDSGEVEIYGKEVREWNINELRRTAALAFQSAPVLDGTVRDNLSLVQRLHQSQLYPPEELASLAGLPKELLDRNAKDLSGGQRQRLSLARTLANPSSILLLDEITSALDPVSALEIEELIKHQHQEKKWTVMWVTHNMEQAKRVADTVWFMADGRLLEIAETEAFFSDPQHEAAKEFLKGGTR encoded by the coding sequence ATGGAAGCAAACGATCAAACACAAAACATACCAGCCATCTCCTTCAGATCAGTCAGAAAAAGCTATAAACAAGACGGACAAACCTATGATGTACTGCAGGATGTCAGCGGAGACATTCGCCGAGGCGCAATCGTGGCCGTTTTAGGTCCTTCCGGTTCAGGAAAAAGCACCCTTCTGTCCATGTGCAATTTAATGAGAACGCCTGACAGCGGCGAAGTTGAAATATATGGAAAGGAAGTCCGAGAATGGAATATCAATGAACTGAGGCGAACGGCTGCCCTTGCGTTTCAATCGGCCCCCGTCCTCGACGGGACAGTGCGTGACAATTTAAGTCTTGTACAAAGGCTGCATCAATCCCAGCTGTACCCTCCTGAAGAGCTCGCTTCTCTTGCAGGGCTGCCGAAAGAGCTGTTAGACAGAAACGCCAAAGACTTATCTGGCGGACAGCGGCAAAGGCTGTCACTGGCCAGAACACTCGCAAATCCTTCCTCTATTTTGCTGCTGGACGAAATCACGTCGGCCTTGGACCCGGTTTCAGCTCTTGAGATTGAAGAGCTGATTAAACATCAGCATCAGGAGAAAAAATGGACGGTCATGTGGGTGACTCATAATATGGAGCAGGCAAAACGAGTAGCCGATACCGTTTGGTTTATGGCAGATGGCCGGCTGCTGGAAATTGCTGAAACTGAAGCATTTTTCTCCGATCCGCAGCATGAAGCAGCCAAAGAGTTTTTGAAGGGAGGGAC